One Halarcobacter ebronensis genomic window carries:
- the fliI gene encoding flagellar protein export ATPase FliI — MDIDKILDSIDSTNLSVPFGRIVHISSTTIKANGIEVAVGDIVRIESQSHTYTVLGMVASIESKDFTIVPFSFIDGFRIQDKVYLQKEGLSVKAGYGLLGRVVNALGEPIDEKGKIRDLEESSAINKLSMPALERGIIDERFSTGVKAIDTMLTSGKGQKVGIFAGSGVGKSTLMGMIVKGCEAQIKVVALIGERGREIPEFIHYNLNNKLENTIIVAATSDESALMRKYGAFTAMAIAEFFRDKGHDVLLMMDSVTRFAMAQREIGLSTGEPPVSRGYPPSVFALLPQLMERAGNNAKGSITAFFTVLVDGDDLNDPIADQSRSILDGHIVLTRELTEQGYYPPINILKSASRVMDKVVAKDHYNDFLKLKRILSLIKENEVLVRVGAYKKGMDPELDDALERKEKIRSFLTQSTEEQYNFNEIIAKFKEVFK, encoded by the coding sequence ATGGATATAGATAAAATTTTAGATAGCATTGATTCCACAAATCTATCAGTTCCTTTTGGAAGAATTGTACATATCTCTTCAACAACAATTAAAGCAAATGGAATTGAAGTAGCAGTTGGAGATATTGTAAGAATTGAGTCTCAATCTCACACTTATACTGTTTTAGGGATGGTTGCTTCCATAGAATCTAAAGATTTTACAATTGTACCTTTCTCTTTTATTGATGGTTTTAGAATACAAGATAAAGTATATTTACAAAAAGAGGGCTTATCTGTAAAAGCAGGTTATGGCCTTTTAGGAAGAGTAGTTAATGCTTTGGGTGAACCAATAGATGAAAAAGGGAAAATTAGAGATTTAGAGGAGAGTTCGGCTATAAATAAACTCTCTATGCCAGCTCTTGAAAGGGGAATTATTGATGAAAGATTCTCAACAGGCGTAAAAGCAATTGATACTATGTTAACTTCAGGAAAGGGACAAAAAGTAGGTATTTTTGCTGGTTCTGGAGTTGGAAAATCAACTCTAATGGGAATGATTGTAAAAGGGTGTGAAGCACAAATAAAAGTTGTTGCACTAATTGGGGAAAGGGGAAGAGAAATCCCTGAATTTATTCACTACAACTTAAATAATAAGTTAGAAAATACAATTATAGTTGCAGCAACTTCTGATGAATCAGCGCTTATGAGAAAATATGGAGCTTTTACCGCAATGGCAATTGCTGAGTTTTTTAGAGATAAAGGTCATGATGTTCTTCTTATGATGGACTCAGTTACAAGATTTGCCATGGCTCAAAGGGAGATAGGACTTAGTACAGGAGAACCTCCTGTAAGTAGAGGATATCCACCTTCTGTATTTGCTCTTCTTCCTCAGTTAATGGAGAGAGCAGGAAATAATGCAAAGGGTTCAATTACAGCTTTTTTTACAGTTTTGGTTGATGGAGATGATTTAAATGATCCAATTGCCGATCAAAGTAGATCTATTTTAGATGGACATATTGTTTTAACAAGAGAATTAACTGAACAGGGTTATTATCCTCCAATTAATATACTTAAATCAGCTTCAAGGGTTATGGATAAAGTAGTTGCAAAAGATCACTATAATGACTTTTTAAAGCTAAAAAGGATATTATCTCTCATTAAAGAGAATGAAGTTTTGGTTAGAGTTGGCGCTTATAAAAAGGGAATGGATCCTGAATTGGATGATGCCCTTGAGAGAAAAGAAAAAATCAGAAGTTTTTTAACCCAGAGTACAGAAGAGCAGTATAATTTTAATGAAATTATTGCAAAATTCAAAGAGGTATTTAAATAG
- a CDS encoding tetratricopeptide repeat protein: MKLFAVLILVISFLEAKKDFFYNFIDSSGNQISEKSKLQISDGFEVINQARKLAKEGRIDEAYSQIEAFKAQNKIRILESDIYILYAELCLKKKSKRLIIQAAKELEAAINNSRIHEDELAHAYMILIELKLNLNRAEDAVYFSNIIINNFDNPVTKAYGKIYLSKVYKFQKDYSKAINILYKILTETTDVLVATIVADELFDVYILDDKKDEANKLISKVLQRNIDYYADDSYLALEKVDKLVKVGMPGFAAEILEELLKRTTSKNSIEDFKFKLADTYMNMYDRTPKYLIKARELFKDVINDYPEGIYFEKSKMYLDEILMREGKIEPAILVTKYPSSESMEQKVLLQELLNDWKRKNFEIIIKSERVYKKISDSIAKRFGFDSIGTIFDEINIDMIKTYLKDGKCSLLGDILDGTRSETFELLVKDEEVKDSFFECTIESPSEKIYGKLVTAFNDKRDANIYLYLERMAIALKKYSDAKNLSAKVEMVDDKSVLSKEFLYRFLILYEQSDIVAFDRFFDYARKNPNYIEDNKENPIIIDFYYSYYLYLLRKDLKVEAKEILDRLYNKQQELNAHIYSPFVELELAKNEQSNNNYDKALELLLNSLDYTRKIKPNDLAQTYYEIIKLYDSFGNKIKKDEYITKCKEIKDAKDSLYKKMCDEM, translated from the coding sequence TTGAAATTATTTGCAGTTTTAATATTAGTTATTTCATTTTTAGAAGCCAAAAAAGATTTTTTTTATAATTTTATTGACTCTTCTGGAAATCAGATATCTGAAAAGAGTAAGTTACAGATTTCTGATGGTTTTGAAGTAATTAATCAAGCTAGAAAACTTGCAAAAGAGGGACGAATTGATGAAGCTTATAGCCAAATAGAGGCTTTTAAAGCACAAAATAAAATTAGAATTTTAGAATCTGATATTTATATTTTATATGCAGAATTATGTCTAAAAAAGAAATCAAAAAGATTGATTATTCAAGCAGCAAAAGAGCTTGAGGCAGCAATTAATAACTCAAGAATTCATGAAGATGAGTTGGCTCATGCATATATGATATTAATTGAGTTGAAGTTAAATTTAAATAGAGCAGAGGATGCTGTCTATTTTTCAAATATAATTATAAATAATTTTGACAATCCAGTAACAAAAGCCTATGGAAAAATCTATTTATCAAAAGTCTATAAATTTCAAAAAGATTATTCAAAAGCAATAAATATTTTATATAAAATTTTAACTGAAACTACAGATGTATTAGTTGCTACCATTGTTGCAGATGAACTTTTTGATGTTTATATTTTAGATGATAAAAAAGATGAAGCAAATAAATTGATTTCAAAAGTTTTGCAAAGAAATATTGATTATTATGCTGATGACTCATATCTTGCCCTTGAAAAGGTGGATAAACTTGTTAAAGTTGGTATGCCAGGGTTTGCTGCTGAAATATTAGAAGAGCTTCTCAAAAGAACCACTAGTAAAAACTCAATTGAAGATTTTAAGTTTAAGCTTGCTGATACTTATATGAATATGTATGATAGAACCCCTAAATATCTTATAAAAGCAAGGGAACTATTTAAAGATGTGATTAATGATTATCCAGAGGGTATATATTTTGAAAAATCAAAAATGTATTTGGATGAGATATTAATGAGAGAGGGAAAAATTGAACCGGCTATTTTAGTTACAAAATATCCTTCTTCTGAATCAATGGAACAAAAAGTATTATTGCAAGAGTTATTAAATGATTGGAAAAGAAAAAACTTTGAAATAATAATCAAATCTGAAAGAGTTTATAAAAAGATATCTGATAGCATTGCAAAAAGATTTGGTTTTGATTCAATTGGTACAATCTTTGATGAGATAAATATTGATATGATAAAAACCTATTTAAAAGATGGAAAATGTTCTCTTTTAGGTGATATTTTAGATGGTACAAGATCTGAAACTTTTGAGCTTTTAGTAAAAGATGAAGAGGTAAAAGACAGCTTTTTTGAGTGTACAATAGAGTCTCCCTCTGAGAAAATTTATGGAAAACTTGTTACTGCATTTAATGATAAAAGAGATGCAAATATCTATCTATATTTGGAGAGAATGGCAATAGCTTTGAAAAAATATAGTGATGCAAAAAATTTATCGGCAAAAGTTGAAATGGTTGATGATAAAAGTGTATTAAGCAAAGAGTTCCTTTATAGATTTTTAATTCTTTATGAACAAAGTGATATTGTAGCTTTTGATAGATTTTTTGATTATGCAAGAAAAAATCCAAACTATATTGAAGATAATAAAGAGAACCCTATAATAATAGATTTTTATTATAGCTACTATTTATATCTCTTAAGAAAAGATTTAAAAGTTGAAGCAAAAGAGATTTTGGATAGATTGTATAACAAACAGCAAGAGTTAAATGCACATATTTATTCTCCTTTTGTTGAATTGGAACTTGCAAAAAATGAACAAAGTAATAATAACTATGATAAAGCATTAGAACTCCTTTTAAATTCACTTGATTATACAAGAAAGATAAAACCAAACGATTTAGCTCAAACATATTACGAAATAATAAAACTATATGACTCATTTGGTAATAAAATAAAAAAAGATGAGTATATTACAAAATGTAAAGAGATAAAAGATGCAAAAGATAGTCTTTATAAAAAAATGTGTGATGAGATGTAA